One part of the Raphanus sativus cultivar WK10039 chromosome 7, ASM80110v3, whole genome shotgun sequence genome encodes these proteins:
- the LOC108815915 gene encoding PH, RCC1 and FYVE domains-containing protein 1: MFMWRNGRMAASDHSRGGGGPVARDIEQAVTALKKGAYLLKYGRRGKPKFCPFRLSNDESVLIWFSGKEEKHLKLSRVSRIISGQRTPIFQRCPRPEKEYQSFSLIYDERSLDLICKDKDEAEVWFSGLKALISRCHQRRWRTADSKSDETPSEANSPRNYTRRSSPLHSPFSSNDSFQKDDSNHHRLHSPYESLPKNGIDKAFSDMSLYALPPKGYFPSDPTSISVHSLSSGASDNIHGHMKGTGMDAFRVSLSSAISSSSHGSGHDDGDALGEVFIWGEGIGEGVLSGGNHRVGSSFEIKMDSLVPKALESSIVLDVQNIACGGQHAVLVTKQGESFSWGEESEGRLGHGVDSNVQHPKLVEALSTTNIELVACGEYHSCAVSLSGDLYTWGKGDFGILGHGNEVSHWIPRRVNFLMEGIHVSSIACGPYHTAVVTSAGQLFTFGDGTFGVLGHGDRESVFVPREVDSLKGLRTVRAACGIWHTAAVVEVMVESSSSSNCSSGKLFTWGDGDKNRLGHGDKELKLVPTCVAALVEPNFCQVACGHSLTVALTTSGHVYTMGSPVYGQLGNSHSDGKLPARVEGKLHKNFVEEIACGAYHVAVLTSKTEVYTWGKGSNGRLGHGDADDRNSPTLVETLKDKQVKSITCGSNFTAAVCLHKWASGMDQSMCSGCRQPFNFKRKRHNCYNCGLVFCHSCSNKKSLKACMAPNPNKPYRVCDKCFNKLKKAIEAAASSHSSLSRRESVNQGSNAIVRDEKLDSSSDGQLARFSLLEPMRQVDSRTKKKKKYEFNSSRVSPIPSGGSHRGSLNVTKSFNPTFVASKKFFSASVPGSRIVSRATSPISRRLSPPRSTTPTPTLSGLTTPKIVVDDTKRTNDNISQEVVMLRSQVENLTRKAQLQEAELERTTKQLKEALAIASEETERCKAAKDVIKSLTAQLKDMAERLPVGSARTIKSPSLNSFGSSPDYVAPSSNTSNRPNGRETDADVPMFSNETSTPVFDGAGYRQQTNHAAESVNRISTRAKESEPRNENEWVEQDEPGVYITLTALEGGVRDLKRVRFSRKRFSEKQAEEWWAENRGRVYEQYNVRIVVDKSGVGLGSEDLAH; this comes from the exons ATGTTTATGTGGAGGAACGGAAGAATGGCGGCGTCGGATCATAGCAGAGGTGGTGGTGGTCCTGTTGCCAGGGATATTGAGCAG GCTGTCACTGCTCTGAAAAAGGGAGCTTATTTGCTCAAGTATGGAAGAAGGGGAAAGCCTAAGTTCTGTCCTTTTCGCCTTTCTAAT GATGAGTCTGTTTTGATATGGTTCTCTGGGAAGGAAGAGAAACATTTGAAGCTCAGCCGTGTTTCTAGGATCATATCTGGCCAGCGCACT CCTATTTTTCAGAGATGTCCACGTCCCGAGAAGGAATATCAGTCGTTTTCGTTAATATACGACGAGAGGTCATTGGATTTG ATATGCAAGGATAAAGATGAGGCTGAAGTGTGGTTTAGCGGTTTAAAAGCCTTAATATCTCGTTGCCATCAACGGAGATGGAGGACCGCCGACTCAAAAAGTGATGAGACGCCATCGGAAGCTAACAGTCCCAGGAATTACACTCGGAGAAGCTCCCCTTTACATTCTCCCTTTAGCAGCAATGATAGCTTCCAGAAG GATGACTCTAATCACCATCGTCTTCACAGTCCGTATGAGAGCCTGCCTAAGAATGGCATTGACAAGGCATTTTCGGACATGTCATTGTATGCACTTCCCCCAAAAGGATATTTTCCCTCAGATCCGACAAGTATCTCAGTTCACTCTTTGTCATCTGGAGCCTCGGATAACATACACGGTCACATGAAAGGTACGGGTATGGATGCTTTTAGAGTTAGTCTGTCAAGTGCTATTAGTTCTTCGAGCCATGGTTCTGGTCATGATGATGGAGATGCGTTGGGAGAAGTTTTCATTTGGGGAGAAGGAATAGGTGAAGGTGTTTTGAGTGGTGGAAACCATAGAGTTGGAAGTTCGTTTGAGATCAAAATGGATTCATTAGTGCCAAAAGCTTTAGAATCTTCCATAGTACTTGATGTCCAGAATATTGCTTGTGGTGGACAGCATGCTGTCCTTGTGACAAAACAAGGAGAAAGTTTTTCCTGGGGAGAGGAATCTGAGGGTAGGCTTGGACATGGTGTAGATTCCAATGTTCAACATCCAAAGCTTGTTGAAGCACTCAGTACCACAAATATTGAGCTTGTAGCATGTGGCGAATACCATAGTTGTGCAGTTTCTCTATCGGGGGATTTGTATACCTGGGGTAAAGGAGATTTTGGTATTCTGGGACATGGAAACGAAGTCAGTCACTGGATCCCTAGAAGAGTGAATTTTTTGATGGAAGGGATACATGTATCATCTATCGCTTGTGGACCTTACCACACAGCTGTTGTGACTTCTGCTGGGCAGTTGTTCACGTTTGGTGATGGGACCTTTGGTGTTTTGGGCCATGGAGACAGGGAAAGTGTTTTCGTACCCAGAGAGGTAGACTCCTTGAAAGGTCTTCGCACTGTCCGGGCTGCCTGTGGTATATGGCACACAGCCGCAGTTGTAGAAGTTATGGTTGAAAGCTCGAGCTCTAGTAACTGTTCCTCAGGAAAGCTCTTTACGTGGGGCGATGGTGATAAGAATCGTCTTGGTCACGGTGACAAAGAACTAAAACTTGTGCCTACCTGTGTTGCAGCTCTTGTAGAACCTAATTTTTGTCAAGTTGCGTGTGGACATAGCCTAACAGTTGCACTCACAACATCGGGCCATGTCTATACTATGGGTAGTCCTGTTTATGGCCAGCTCGGAAACTCACATTCTGATGGAAAGTTACCAGCCCGGGTCGAAGGTAAACTTCACAAGAATTTTGTCGAAGAAATTGCTTGCGGTGCTTACCACGTTGCAGTTTTAACTTCGAAGACTGAGGTTTACACTTGGGGAAAAGGATCAAATGGTAGACTAGGCCATGGGGATGCAGATGACAGAAACTCCCCAACATTGGTTGAGACGCTTAAGGATAAACAGGTGAAAAGTATTACATGTGGCTCCAACTTTACCGCAGCTGTCTGCCTTCACAAGTGGGCATCAGGGATGGACCAGTCCATGTGTTCAGGTTGCCGCCAGCCTTTCAATTTCAAGAGAAAGCGGCACAACTGCTATAACTGTGGACTTGTGTTTTGCCATTCTTGCAGTAACAAAAAGTCCCTGAAGGCTTGTATGGCACCGAACCCGAACAAACCATATCGAGTGTGTGACAAGTGTTTTAACAAATTGAAAAAGGCCATTGAAGCTGCTGCATCATCTCATTCTTCCTTGAGTCGAAGAGAAAGTGTCAACCAGGGATCAAATGCAATTGTCAGAGACGAGAAGTTGGATTCTAGTTCCGACGGACAGTTAGCTAGATTCTCATTGTTGGAGCCCATGAGGCAAGTGGACAGCcgaaccaagaagaagaagaaatacgAATTTAATAGTAGTCGTGTCTCACCAATACCAAGTGGAGGCTCTCACCGTGGTTCACTAAACGTAACCAAGTCTTTTAATCCAACTTTTGTAGCatcaaagaaattcttctcaGCGTCTGTTCCTGGTTCCAGAATTGTGTCTCGGGCAACTTCACCAATATCAAGACGCCTAAGCCCACCTCGCTCAACAACGCCAACTCCCACTCTTTCAGGATTGACCACACCAAAAATTGTCGTGGATGATACCAAGAGAACCAATGATAACATAAGCCAGGAGGTGGTTATGCTAAGATCTCAA GTTGAAAATCTTACACGGAAGGCACAGCTTCAAGAAGCTGAACTGGAAAGAACAACCAAACAACTAAAGGAGGCACTAGCCATTGCTAGCGAAGAAACAGAGAGATGCAAGGCAGCTAAAGATGTGATAAAATCACTTACCGCTCAG TTGAAAGACATGGCGGAGAGATTACCTGTTGGATCAGCTCGGACTATCAAGTCTCCTTCTCTTAATTCGTTTGGTTCCAGTCCAGACTACGTTGCCCCTTCTTCTAACACATCAAACCGTCCAAACGGCCGAGAAACTGATGCTGACGTCCCAATGTTTTCTAACGAGACCAGCACGCCTGTTTTCGATGGTGCAGGTTACCGACAGCAAACGAATCATGCTGCTGAATCGGTAAATAGAATCAGCACCCGAGCGAAAGAAAGTGAGCCCCGTAATGAAAATGAGTGGGTTGAACAAGATGAGCCTGGTGTGTACATTACTCTTACAGCCTTAGAGGGAGGGGTAAGGGATCTCAAACGCGTCCGTTTTAG CCGAAAGCGGTTTAGCGAGAAACAAGCAGAAGAGTGGTGGGCAGAGAACAGAGGACGAGTTTACGAACAATACAATGTACGGATAGTCGTTGACAAATCAGGTGTGGGTTTAGGAAGTGAAGACTTGGCTCATTAG
- the LOC108814312 gene encoding nudix hydrolase 20, chloroplastic isoform X1 yields the protein MAYGFCSLRPTLTSLFSSLAPTLHWRSSSLPISRALSASTVPMSSSSFTWDDVLQIGRKESASTQNPSSDLTEFLAKIDRCNRGSEKLAEFIPFVVDEQIVGYIHKGFTEYLREFHDIFTFSKNGSVSVVGGDYVTLNLMFEKPEDRTRAVAGVIKILGDKGIIPGIRNELCPVKPSFHAPAVFSLERAAAPYFGLKGYGVQMNGYVERDGQKSLWIGKRSLTKPTYPGMLDHLVAGGLPHGISCGDNLVKECEEEAGISKVIADRAIPVGAVSYMDIDQYCFKRDVLFCYDLKLSEDFVPINQDGEVESFKLIPVAQVANVIRETGFFKANCSLVIIDFLFRHGFIRPESSGYLDLYRSLRNGDCS from the exons ATGGCATATGGGTTTTGCTCGCTGCGTCCAACTCTCACCTCCTTATTCTCGTCTCTTGCGCCCACTCTACATTGGCGTTCGAGCTCCCTGCCTATCTCCCGCGCTTTATCAGCTTCGACTGTCCCGATGAGCTCCTCCTCCTTCACGTGGGACGACGTCTTACAGATTGGTCGGAAGGAGTCTGCGTCTACTCAAAACCCCTCCTCCGATCTCACCGAGTTTCTCGCTAAAATCGACCGCTGCAATCGCGGATCC gaGAAGTTAGCTGAGTTCATACCATTTGTTGTAGATGAACAAATCGTTGGTTATATTCATAAAGG ATTTACGGAGTACTTGAGGGAGTTTCATGATATCTTCACGTTTTCAAAGAATGGTTCCGTATCCGTTGTTGGTGGTGACTATGTAACGCTAAATCTGATGTTTGAAAAGCCTGAAGATAGAACCAGAGCAGTTGCAGGTGTGATCAAGATCTTAGGTGACAAAGGTATCATTCCAGGCATACGAAATGAG CTGTGTCCTGTGAAACCATCGTTTCATGCTCCCGCCGTGTTTTCGTTAGAGCGTGCTGCTGCTCCTTACTTCGGATTAAAG GGTTACGGTGTTCAGATGAATGGGTATGTAGAAAGAGATGGACAGAAGTCTCTATGGATAGGTAAGAGAAGTCTCACAAAACCCACTTATCCAGGAATGCTTGATCATCTAGTTGCTGGAGGATTG CCTCACGGGATTAGCTGCGGTGACAATCTAGTTAAGGAATGTGAAGAGGAAGCTGGTATATCCAAAGTCATCGCTGACAG GGCTATACCGGTCGGTGCGGTTTCATATATGGATATAGATCAGTACTGTTTCAAACGTGATGTGCTGTTTTGTTATGATTTGAAACTCTCTGAAGACTTTGTTCCAATAAACCAAG ATGGAGAAGTTGAGAGCTTCAAGTTGATTCCAGTTGCACAAGTTGCTAATGTGATTAGGGAGACTGGTTTTTTCAAGGCGAATTGTTCTCTTGTCATTATTGATTTCCTGTTCCGCCACGG GTTTATCAGACCAGAATCATCTGGTTACTTGGATCTATACCGAAGCTTGAGGAATGGTGATTGCTCATAA
- the LOC108815919 gene encoding ABC transporter G family member 23, with translation MHFSRHSENEDTNNNTHTMASCFHPPPKTTTHSEEDSIILFSASNSPDEYSSASSSFSSSPLPTPNRYSLTVANLSYTIHHVTILKSVTFTTQPSKLLAVVGPSGTGKSTLLKIISGRVSHKALDPSSTISINNSRIINNNNNQQLRRLCGFVPQDDDLLPLLTVKETLMYSAKFSLRDSTAKEKEERVESLLRDLGLVQVQDSFVGEGDEEDRGVSGGERKRVSIAVEMIRDPPILLLDEPTSGLDSRNSLQVVELLANMAKTKERTVIFSIHQPSYRILDYISDYLILSRGSVIHFGNLEHLEDSIAKLGFQIPEQLNPIEFAMEIVDSLRDSNRVDSSRSSLSSIENEKEKENETMMTKKKQEPRGLVDVAEISFLCSRFCKIIYRTKQLFLARTMQAVVAGLGLGSVYTRLKRDEEGVAERLGLFAFSLSFLLSSTVEALPIYLRERRVLMKETSRGSYRISSYMIANTIAFVPFLFVVSLLFSIPVYWIVGLNPSVQAFSFFVLCVWLIILMASSLVLFLSAVAPDFISGNSLICTVLGAFFLFSGYFIPKEKIPKPWMFMYYVSLYRYPLESMLVNEYWSLRKECFSGGDTGCLMTGEDVLKKRGLDEDTRWINVGIMLAFFVFYRFLCWGILVRKASSKSTL, from the coding sequence ATGCATTTTAGTAGACATTCTGAAAATGAAGATACCAACAACAACACTCATACAATGGCCTCTTGCTTCCACCCTCCTCCTAAGACCACAACCCACAGCGAAGAAGACTCGATCATACTCTTCTCAGCATCAAACTCTCCCGACGAATACTCCTCAGCCTCctcttccttctcttcttcaccACTCCCGACCCCTAACCGCTACTCCCTAACCGTCGCCAACCTCTCCTACACCATCCACCACGTCACCATCCTCAAATCCGTAACCTTCACAACCCAACCCTCAAAACTCCTCGCCGTGGTGGGCCCAAGCGGAACAGGCAAATCcacacttttaaaaatcatCTCAGGTAGAGTGAGCCACAAGGCACTAGATCCCTCCTCCACCATATCTATAAACAACAGTAgaatcatcaacaacaacaacaatcagcAGCTACGTAGACTATGCGGATTCGTCCCTCAAGACGACGATCTCCTCCCTCTGCTCACGGTGAAGGAGACGTTAATGTACAGCGCCAAGTTCAGTCTGCGTGACTCAACTGCgaaggagaaggaagagagagTGGAGAGCTTGCTGAGAGACCTAGGCCTCGTTCAAGTACAAGACAGCTTCGTCGGAGAAGGAGACGAAGAGGATCGTGGAGTCTCCGGAGGTGAGAGGAAGAGAGTCTCTATAGCCGTTGAGATGATCCGCGACCCGCCGATTCTTCTCCTCGACGAACCGACTTCCGGTTTAGATAGCCGGAACTCGCTCCAGGTCGTCGAGCTTCTAGCCAACATGGCGAAGACCAAGGAGAGAACAGTAATCTTCTCGATCCATCAGCCTAGCTACAGAATCCTCGATTACATCTCCGATTACCTGATCCTCTCTCGAGGATCGGTGATCCACTTCGGGAATCTCGAGCATCTCGAGGACTCGATCGCGAAGCTAGGGTTTCAGATCCCCGAACAGCTCAATCCGATCGAGTTCGCGATGGAGATCGTCGATTCGTTACGCGATTCGAACCGCGTAGACTCCTCTCGATCTTCACTATCATCGATCGAGAacgagaaggagaaggagaacgAGACGATGATGACTAAGAAGAAGCAAGAGCCTCGCGGACTAGTCGACGTAGCGGAGATCTCGTTCCTCTGCTCGAGGTTCTGCAAGATCATCTACAGGACGAAACAGCTCTTCCTAGCGAGGACGATGCAAGCAGTCGTGGCGGGGCTGGGCTTAGGAAGCGTGTACACGAGACTCAAACGCGACGAAGAAGGTGTAGCGGAGAGGCTCGGGCTCTTCGCCTTCAGCTTAAGCTTCCTCTTGTCCTCGACCGTCGAAGCTCTTCCCATTTATCTCCGAGAACGCCGCGTTTTGATGAAAGAAACGTCTCGAGGATCGTACAGAATCTCGTCTTACATGATCGCCAACACGATCGCGTTTGTACCGTTTTTATTCGTTGTATCGCTTCTCTTCTCCATACCGGTTTACTGGATCGTGGGGTTAAACCCGTCGGTTCAAGCGTTCTCTTTCTTTGTGCTATGTGTTTGGCTCATCATCCTCATGGCTAGTTCTTTAGTGCTCTTCCTTAGCGCGGTTGCTCCTGACTTTATTTCCGGGAACTCGCTTATCTGCACTGTTCTTGGAGCGTTCTTTCTTTTCTCAGGTTACTTCATACCCAAGGAAAAGATCCCGAAGCCGTGGATGTTCATGTACTATGTTTCTCTGTACCGGTACCCTCTGGAGTCGATGCTGGTGAACGAGTACTGGAGCTTGAGGAAAGAGTGCTTCTCGGGAGGGGACACGGGGTGTTTGATGACGGGAGAAGATGTGTTGAAGAAGAGAGGGCTTGACGAGGACACAAGGTGGATCAATGTCGGGATAATGCTTGCCTTCTTCGTCTTCTATCGTTTCCTCTGCTGGGGGATTCTAGTCCGAAAGGCTTCTTCCAAGTCAACACTTTAA
- the LOC108814312 gene encoding nudix hydrolase 20, chloroplastic isoform X2 has product MAYGFCSLRPTLTSLFSSLAPTLHWRSSSLPISRALSASTVPMSSSSFTWDDVLQIGRKESASTQNPSSDLTEFLAKIDRCNRGSEKLAEFIPFVVDEQIVGYIHKGFTEYLREFHDIFTFSKNGSVSVVGGDYVTLNLMFEKPEDRTRAVAGVIKILGDKGIIPGIRNELCPVKPSFHAPAVFSLERAAAPYFGLKGYGVHMNGYVERDGQKFLWIGKRSLTKSTYPGMLDHLVAGGLPHGISGGDNLVKECEEEAGISKVIADRAIPVGAVSYMDIDQYCFKRDVLFCYDLKLPEDFVPVNQDGEVESFKLIPVAQVANVIRETSFFKANCSLVIIDFLFRHGFIRPESSGYLDLYRGLRNGNCS; this is encoded by the exons ATGGCATATGGGTTTTGCTCGCTGCGTCCAACTCTCACCTCCTTATTCTCGTCTCTTGCGCCCACTCTACATTGGCGTTCGAGCTCCCTGCCTATCTCCCGCGCTTTATCAGCTTCGACTGTCCCGATGAGCTCCTCCTCCTTCACGTGGGACGACGTCTTACAGATTGGTCGGAAGGAGTCTGCGTCTACTCAAAACCCCTCCTCCGATCTCACCGAGTTTCTCGCTAAAATCGACCGCTGCAATCGCGGATCC gaGAAGTTAGCTGAGTTCATACCATTTGTTGTAGATGAACAAATCGTTGGTTATATTCATAAAGG ATTTACGGAGTACTTGAGGGAGTTTCATGATATCTTCACGTTTTCAAAGAATGGTTCCGTATCCGTTGTTGGTGGTGACTATGTAACGCTAAATCTGATGTTTGAAAAGCCTGAAGATAGAACCAGAGCAGTTGCAGGTGTGATCAAGATCTTAGGTGACAAAGGTATCATTCCAGGCATACGAAATGAG CTGTGTCCTGTGAAACCATCGTTTCATGCTCCCGCCGTGTTTTCGTTAGAGCGTGCTGCTGCTCCTTACTTCGGATTAAAG GGTTACGGTGTTCACATGAATGGTTATGTAGAAAGAGATGGACAGAAGTTTCTGTGGATAGGTAAGAGAAGTCTCACAAAATCCACTTATCCAGGAATGCTTGATCATCTAGTTGCTGGAGGATTG CCACACGGGATTAGCGGCGGTGACAATCTAGTTAAGGAatgtgaagaagaagctggtatATCCAAAGTCATTGCTGACAG GGCGATACCAGTCGGTGCGGTTTCATACATGGATATAGATCAGTACTGTTTCAAACGTGATGTGCTGTTTTGTTATGATTTGAAACTCCCTGAAGACTTTGTTCCAGTAAATCAAG ATGGAGAAGTTGAGAGCTTCAAGTTGATTCCAGTTGCACAAGTTGCTAATGTGATTAGGGAGACTAGTTTTTTCAAGGCGAACTGTTCCCTTGTCATTATTGACTTCTTGTTCCGCCATGG GTTTATCAGACCAGAATCATCTGGTTACTTGGATCTATACCGAGGCTTGAGGAATGGAAATTGCTCATAA
- the LOC108815920 gene encoding calcium-dependent protein kinase 8: MGNCCASPGSDTKSKDGKPKTKNNPFYSEAYTTTNRSGANFKLSVLKDPTGHDISLMYDLGREVGRGEFGITYLCTDINTGDKYACKSISKKKLRTAVDIEDVRREVEIMKHMPKHPNIVSLKDAFEDDDAVHIVMELCEGGELFDRIVARGHYTERAAAAVMKTILEVVQVCHKNGVMHRDLKPENFLFANKKETSPLKAIDFGLSVFFRPGEGFNEIVGSPYYMAPEVLRRNYGPEVDIWSAGVILYILLCGVPPFWAETEQGVAQAIIRSVIDFKRDPWPRVSDTAKDLVRKMLEPDPKKRLSAAEVLEHSWIQNAKKAPNVSLGETVKARLKQFSVMNKLKKRALRVIAEHLSVEEVAGIKEAFEMMDSNKTGKINLEQLKHGLHKLGQQQMADADLQILMEAADVDGDGTLNYGEFVAVSVHLKKMANDEHLHKAFSFFDQNQSDYIEIEELRQALNDEEDTSSEEVIAAIMQDVDTDKDGRISYEEFAAMMKAGTDWRKASRQYSRERFNSLSLKLMRDGSLQLDGET; encoded by the exons atggGGAACTGCTGTGCGAGCCCTGGTTCCGACACCAAGTCCAAAGACGGCAAACCAAAGACCAAAAACAACCCTTTTTACAGCGAGGCCTACACTACAACAAACAGATCCGGAGCTAACTTCAAGCTCTCCGTTTTAAAAGACCCAACGGGACACGACATATCTCTCATGTACGATCTGGGACGCGAGGTTGGTCGAGGAGAGTTCGGCATCACCTACCTCTGCACTGATATCAACACCGGGGACAAGTATGCTTGCAAGTCCATCTCCAAGAAGAAGCTCAGAACGGCTGTGGACATAGAGGACGTTAGGAGGGAGGTGGAGATAATGAAGCATATGCCTAAGCATCCTAATATCGTCTCCCTCAAGGATGCGTTCGAGGACGATGACGCGGTGCATATAGTGATGGAGTTGTGTGAAGGAGGGGAGCTGTTTGATCGGATTGTTGCCAGAGGTCATTATACTGAAcgtgctgctgctgctgttatGAAGACTATCCTTGAAGTTGTTCAG GTGTGCCATAAGAATGGAGTGATGCATAGGGATCTTAAGCCGGAGAACTTTCTATTTGCTAATAAAAAAGAGACTTCACCTCTTAAAGCCATAGATTTTGGATTATCAGTCTTCTTTAGACCTG GTGAGGGGTTTAATGAAATTGTTGGAAGTCCTTATTACATGGCACCAGAAGTACTTAGAAGAAACTATGGGCCTGAGGTTGATATCTGGAGTGCTGGAGTTATCCTCTATATTCTTCTCTGTGGTGTCCCTCCCTTTTGGGCAG AGACTGAGCAAGGGGTGGCCCAGGCGATCATTAGGTCAGTGATTGACTTCAAGAGGGATCCATGGCCGAGAGTCTCTGACACTGCCAAAGACCTTGTGAGGAAGATGCTCGAACCTGACCCCAAAAAACGGCTTTCCGCTGCAGAAGTACTCG AGCATTCTTGGATACAAAATGCAAAGAAGGCCCCAAATGTTTCCCTCGGCGAGACTGTGAAAGCAAGGCTCAAACAGTTTTCTGTTATGAACAAGCTCAAGAAACGAGCTCTACGG gtgaTAGCCGAACACTTATCAGTAGAGGAAGTGGCTGGCATAAAGGAAGCGTTTGAGATGATGGACAGCAACAAAACGGGCAAGATAAACCTCGAGCAGCTTAAACATGGACTTCATAAACTCGGACAGCAGCAGATGGCTGATGCTGATCTACAGATTTTGATGGAAGCT GCTGATGTAGATGGGGATGGGACATTAAATTATGGAGAGTTTGTGGCTGTATCTGTGCATCTTAAGAAGATGGCGAACGACGAACATTTGCACAAGGCTTTTAGCTTTTTCGACCAGAACCAGAGCGATTACATAGAGATTGAGGAGCTGAGGCAGGCTTTGAACGATGAGGAGGATACTAGCAGTGAGGAAGTTATTGCAGCCATCATGCAAGATGTTGACACCGACAAG GATGGGAGAATAAGCTACGAAGAGTTTGCAGCAATGATGAAAGCTGGGACGGACTGGAGGAAAGCATCAAGACAGTATTCCAGGGAGAGATTCAACAGTTTGAGCCTCAAGTTAATGAGAGACGGTTCATTGCAATTAGATGGCGAGACCTAA
- the LOC108815921 gene encoding phenylacetaldehyde reductase has protein sequence MANSGEGKVVCVTGASGYIASWLVKFLLSRGYTVKASVRDPSDPKKTQHLVSLEGAKERLHLFKADLLEQGSFDSAVDGCEGVFHTASPFYHDVKDPQAELIEPAVKGTLNVLNSCTKASSVKRVVVTSSMAAVAYNGKPRTPDVTVDETWFSDPEICKTSKMWYVLSKTLAEDAAWKFAKEKGLDVVMINPAMVIGPLLQPTLNTSAAAILNFINGAKTFSNATFGWVNVKDVANAHIQAYEIPSANGRYCMVERVLHHSEIVNILRQLYPNLQLPEMCADENPYVPTYQVSKEKIKSLGIDYIPLEVSIKETVESLKEKGFINV, from the exons atgGCAAACAGTGGTGAAGGTAAAGTGGTGTGTGTAACAGGAGCATCCGGTTACATCGCTTCTTGGCTTGTCAAGTTCCTCCTTAGCCGTGGCTACACCGTCAAGGCATCCGTCCGCGACCCCA GTGATCCGAAAAAGACACAACACTTGGTTTCGTTGGAAGGTGCAAAGGAGAGACTTCACTTGTTCAAAGCAGATCTTTTGGAACAAGGATCGTTCGACTCTGCTGTTGATGGATGCGAAGGTGTTTTCCACACTGCCTCCCCGTTTTATCATGATGTCAAAGACCCGCAG GCTGAACTTATTGAACCTGCTGTCAAGGGAACACTTAACGTTTTGAACTCGTGCACCAAAGCATCTTCTGTCAAAAGGGTTGTTGTTACCTCCTCCATGGCAGCCGTTGCTTACAATGGTAAACCACGCACACCTGATGTGACCGTCGATGAAACTTGGTTTTCTGATCCCGAGATTTGCAAGACTTCAAAG ATGTGGtatgttctctccaagactttGGCCGAAGATGCTGCTTGGAAATTCGCTAAAGAGAAAGGCTTGGACGTTGTAATGATCAACCCGGCAATGGTGATCGGTCCTCTCTTGCAGCCAACTCTGAACACGAGTGCTGCTGCTATACTAAACTTTATAAATG GTGCAAAGACATTTTCCAACGCAACCTTTGGATGGGTTAACGTAAAGGACGTAGCCAATGCACACATCCAAGCATATGAGATCCCTTCAGCTAACGGACGTTACTGTATGGTGGAGAGAGTTCTTCACCACTCTGAGATTGTGAACATTCTGCGTCAGCTTTACCCAAATCTCCAACTCCCTGAAAT GTGTGCGGATGAGAATCCGTATGTTCCGACTTATCAAGTGTCCAAGGAGAAAATAAAGAGCCTTGGCATTGACTACATACCCTTGGAAGTTAGCATCAAGGAGACAGTTGAGTCCTTGAAGGAGAAAGGTTTCATTAACGTCTGA